In one window of uncultured Campylobacter sp. DNA:
- a CDS encoding 3-isopropylmalate dehydratase large subunit, with protein sequence MKQTITEKIFSEHVGEAVFAGQIIESAIDMVIGNDITTPISIKQFELSGAKKLANPDGFAIVMDHYIPTKDILSANQAKISREFAYKHDLKNYFDEKDMGIEHALMPEKGLVVPGDVIIGADSHTCTHGALGAFATGMGSTDLAFAMITGKNWFKVPPTIKVIFRGKPAPHIYGKDLILEVIRLIGVDGARYKALEFCGDALEYLDMDSRFSLCNMAIEAGGKSGIVAVDEITKEFLADKSLRAEPKFHYSDEGANYEQILQIDVSKLDPVIAYPFLPSNGKSVREAVRDDIAVDQVFIGSCTNGRLSDLRIAAQILKGRKVARKTRLIITPATQKIALAAQKEGLWDIFVEAGAVVSNPTCGACLGGYMGILGVGERCISTTNRNFVGRMGDRSSEVYLANSAIAAASAVAGKIADPRDL encoded by the coding sequence ATGAAGCAGACGATCACGGAGAAAATTTTTAGCGAGCACGTGGGCGAAGCAGTTTTTGCGGGACAGATCATCGAAAGCGCCATCGATATGGTCATCGGCAACGACATCACGACGCCGATTTCGATCAAGCAGTTCGAGCTTAGCGGCGCAAAAAAGCTCGCCAACCCGGACGGCTTTGCGATCGTGATGGATCACTATATCCCTACGAAAGACATTCTAAGCGCAAACCAAGCTAAAATTTCACGCGAGTTTGCTTACAAGCACGATTTGAAAAATTATTTCGACGAAAAAGATATGGGTATTGAGCATGCGCTGATGCCTGAAAAAGGGCTCGTAGTGCCCGGCGACGTCATAATCGGTGCGGACAGCCACACCTGTACTCACGGCGCGCTGGGGGCATTTGCGACGGGTATGGGCAGCACCGATCTAGCTTTTGCGATGATAACGGGCAAGAATTGGTTTAAAGTACCGCCTACGATCAAAGTGATCTTTCGCGGCAAGCCCGCACCGCACATCTACGGCAAGGATCTGATCTTGGAAGTGATCCGCCTCATCGGCGTGGACGGCGCGCGCTATAAGGCTTTGGAATTCTGCGGCGACGCGCTGGAGTATCTGGATATGGATAGCAGATTTTCGCTTTGCAATATGGCGATCGAAGCGGGCGGTAAGAGCGGTATCGTCGCGGTCGATGAGATCACGAAGGAATTTTTGGCGGATAAAAGCTTGCGCGCCGAGCCGAAATTTCACTACTCCGACGAGGGCGCGAACTATGAGCAAATTTTGCAGATCGACGTTAGCAAGCTTGATCCGGTGATCGCCTATCCGTTCCTACCTAGCAACGGCAAGAGCGTGCGCGAGGCGGTGCGCGATGACATCGCCGTCGATCAGGTCTTTATCGGCAGCTGTACCAACGGCCGCCTGAGTGATCTGCGGATCGCGGCGCAAATTTTAAAAGGTCGCAAGGTCGCGCGCAAAACCCGCCTCATCATCACGCCTGCGACGCAAAAGATCGCTTTGGCCGCGCAAAAAGAGGGGCTGTGGGATATTTTCGTCGAGGCAGGCGCAGTCGTGAGCAACCCGACCTGCGGCGCGTGCCTGGGCGGATATATGGGGATTTTGGGCGTGGGCGAGCGCTGTATAAGCACGACTAATCGAAATTTCGTCGGCCGCATGGGAGATCGCAGCAGCGAGGTGTATCTGGCAAACTCCGCCATCGCCGCAGCTAGCGCCGTCGCAGGCAAGATCGCCGATCCGAGGGATTTATAG
- a CDS encoding nitroreductase family protein: MEILDIFANRRSVRKYAQGPLEDEALDKILKAGLLAPSGHARRPWEFILVRDKRMLERLSACRSSGANMLKQAAAAIVVIADEQKQDVWIEDCSVALGYMHLAASALNLGSCWVQVRLRTAADGRSCEEFLREALGFPPNFKAEAILALGVPQRSPSPHDLQKLNLSKIHKEKF, encoded by the coding sequence ATGGAAATTTTAGATATTTTTGCAAACCGCAGAAGCGTAAGAAAATACGCGCAGGGGCCGCTTGAGGACGAGGCGCTGGATAAAATTTTAAAAGCGGGCCTGCTTGCGCCGTCGGGGCATGCACGCCGCCCATGGGAGTTTATCCTCGTGCGCGACAAACGGATGCTTGAGCGGCTAAGCGCGTGCCGCAGCAGCGGAGCGAATATGCTAAAACAGGCCGCGGCCGCGATCGTCGTGATCGCAGATGAACAGAAACAGGACGTCTGGATCGAGGACTGCTCGGTAGCGTTAGGCTACATGCACCTTGCCGCAAGCGCGCTAAATCTCGGTAGCTGCTGGGTGCAGGTAAGATTGCGCACCGCTGCGGATGGACGCAGCTGCGAGGAGTTTTTGCGCGAGGCGCTGGGCTTTCCGCCAAATTTCAAAGCAGAAGCGATACTGGCCCTCGGCGTACCGCAGCGCAGCCCGAGCCCTCACGATCTGCAGAAGTTAAATTTAAGCAAAATCCATAAAGAGAAATTTTAA
- a CDS encoding NFACT RNA binding domain-containing protein: MKYQNLIQICEYLRAKRFLSHIKRVGDNLFKVCFDGNETLFFDMNKSGCNIHENDAFTEGKVYAAPFDVLLAKRFVKSRITSVSVPENNRILCLSVSQNASYKTQSSNIYFEFTGRFTNVIITDENDVILEALRHFETEFRQIKVGRKLRHLPPANIKEAPVPKILDFRAFFRAEFNALNADRLNSLKSAKITALNKKLDSVREALSSLQSSAELLRSAELLGAKAALLKENIYKIPTSAREFMLQKGDAEAVEFKLQKPASAALGELYSEAKRLRQKAANIHIEEQNLKEKLAFYENLKSLILAAQDAHEIEILMPKRTQTRQKSKEKNSEYVASFYLGDFKISVGKNEKGNELLLKNSSKSDYWFHLKDIPSAHVIVKTNKQSLSEEVIEFAAKICVSFSASGSGKYLVDYTKRQNVKINEGAFVNYVNFKTISVLKP, from the coding sequence ATGAAGTATCAAAACTTAATTCAAATTTGCGAGTATCTACGCGCCAAACGCTTTCTTTCGCACATTAAGCGCGTAGGAGATAACCTTTTTAAAGTCTGCTTTGACGGCAACGAGACGCTGTTTTTCGATATGAATAAATCAGGCTGCAATATCCACGAAAATGACGCTTTTACCGAAGGTAAGGTTTACGCGGCGCCCTTTGACGTGCTACTTGCTAAGCGCTTCGTAAAATCGCGCATCACCTCCGTTAGCGTGCCAGAAAATAATAGAATTCTATGCCTTAGCGTAAGCCAAAACGCAAGCTACAAAACCCAAAGCTCAAATATCTACTTCGAATTTACCGGGCGCTTTACAAACGTAATAATCACTGATGAAAACGATGTGATTTTAGAGGCACTGCGGCACTTCGAAACGGAATTTAGGCAGATCAAAGTAGGAAGAAAACTCCGCCACCTACCGCCTGCAAATATTAAAGAAGCCCCCGTGCCAAAAATTTTGGACTTTAGGGCATTTTTTCGCGCGGAATTTAACGCGCTAAATGCGGATCGCTTAAACTCGCTCAAATCCGCAAAAATCACGGCGCTAAATAAAAAGCTAGACTCGGTGCGCGAAGCTCTAAGCTCTTTGCAAAGTAGCGCCGAACTACTGCGAAGCGCCGAGCTTTTAGGTGCGAAAGCCGCCTTGCTAAAAGAAAATATCTATAAGATTCCAACCAGCGCGCGAGAATTTATGCTGCAAAAAGGAGACGCAGAGGCGGTAGAATTTAAGCTGCAAAAGCCTGCAAGCGCCGCTTTGGGCGAGCTTTACTCCGAGGCGAAGCGTCTGCGCCAAAAGGCTGCTAATATCCATATCGAAGAGCAAAATTTAAAGGAGAAACTCGCGTTTTACGAGAATTTAAAATCGCTCATTCTCGCCGCACAGGACGCACACGAGATCGAAATTCTAATGCCTAAGCGCACGCAAACTAGGCAAAAAAGCAAGGAAAAAAATAGCGAATATGTAGCGAGCTTTTATCTAGGGGATTTTAAAATCAGCGTCGGTAAAAACGAAAAAGGCAATGAGCTCTTACTAAAAAATAGTTCCAAATCCGACTATTGGTTTCATCTTAAGGATATTCCAAGCGCACACGTCATCGTAAAGACAAATAAGCAAAGTCTAAGCGAAGAGGTGATTGAATTTGCTGCTAAAATTTGCGTGAGCTTCAGTGCAAGCGGCAGCGGAAAATATCTCGTCGATTACACCAAACGTCAAAATGTCAAAATCAACGAAGGTGCATTTGTAAACTACGTAAATTTTAAAACAATCAGCGTTTTAAAGCCGTAA
- a CDS encoding phosphatidate cytidylyltransferase, whose product MKQRIITASILLAVFLALILINARWLNFAVFALILVLAFFESLKLWGLEETSKKWLALAIAFFALLPFTQTDEPFVSALKVSILMILCVASVVAFTKGPSLKITLPFIYPVAPIFFMWAAYDDFGEVFHFVWLIFIIVASDSGAYFIGRAFGKTPLSASSPNKTVEGVLGGLALALIVSLIYARIFTNMPPLEILGKTIIIAIFGVFGDLFESYLKRAAGLKDSGALFPGHGGILDRIDGYMFGAIAMAIVYSW is encoded by the coding sequence ATGAAGCAAAGAATAATCACGGCAAGCATTTTACTCGCCGTATTTTTGGCTCTAATTCTCATAAACGCTAGGTGGCTAAATTTCGCCGTATTTGCGTTGATACTCGTGCTGGCGTTTTTTGAAAGCCTCAAGTTATGGGGTCTAGAGGAAACTAGCAAAAAGTGGCTCGCGCTGGCGATCGCGTTTTTTGCGCTGCTACCATTTACGCAGACCGATGAGCCATTCGTCTCAGCGCTAAAAGTTAGCATCCTGATGATCCTATGCGTCGCCTCTGTCGTAGCCTTTACCAAGGGCCCCAGCCTAAAGATCACGCTTCCTTTCATCTATCCCGTTGCGCCGATATTTTTTATGTGGGCGGCCTATGATGATTTCGGGGAAGTTTTTCACTTCGTTTGGCTGATCTTTATTATCGTAGCTAGCGATAGCGGCGCATATTTTATCGGAAGAGCCTTTGGCAAAACTCCGCTAAGCGCTAGCTCGCCAAATAAAACCGTAGAAGGCGTGCTAGGTGGTCTTGCGCTCGCGCTTATCGTTAGCCTCATTTATGCGCGCATCTTTACCAATATGCCACCGCTTGAAATTTTAGGAAAAACCATCATCATAGCAATTTTTGGCGTGTTCGGCGATCTGTTTGAGAGCTACCTAAAACGCGCGGCGGGTCTTAAAGATAGCGGCGCGCTCTTTCCGGGGCACGGCGGGATCTTAGACCGCATCGACGGCTATATGTTCGGCGCAATCGCGATGGCGATAGTCTATTCATGGTAG
- the dxr gene encoding 1-deoxy-D-xylulose-5-phosphate reductoisomerase, with protein MVVLGSTGSIGTNTLDVAARSGSMIEALSCGRNIKLLNEQIAKFHPRLVCIADAQQKSEVDHERVFCGADGILQMLAECKSTTVVNALVGFAGMMPSLKTQELGKRLCLANKESLVVGGKFLQTDKIYPIDSEHFGLKFLLSNAKIPVSRLIITASGGAFYDVPLTQLGSLTPQNALKHPNWKMGAKITIDSATMANKLFEVIEAFWLYGMREIDALIERTSQIHALVEFADGSTTAHISRADMRLAIAHAMFSGDVREQITAPVDLCALRPIELKPIDEMKFQIFTLKDALLANPDLGVVINAANEAGVNAFLQQRCRFTDIARVVLKCAEKFNSPSVTDAEALAAVDTSVRAYANELLK; from the coding sequence ATGGTAGTTTTAGGCTCCACGGGCTCTATCGGCACAAACACCCTAGACGTAGCCGCGCGCAGCGGCAGTATGATCGAAGCGCTTAGCTGCGGGCGCAATATCAAGCTTTTAAACGAACAGATCGCAAAATTTCATCCTCGTCTCGTCTGTATCGCGGACGCGCAGCAGAAAAGCGAGGTGGATCACGAGCGCGTATTTTGCGGCGCGGATGGAATTTTACAAATGCTTGCAGAGTGCAAAAGCACGACCGTCGTAAACGCTCTCGTAGGCTTTGCAGGTATGATGCCGAGCCTAAAAACCCAAGAGCTCGGAAAGAGGCTATGTCTCGCCAACAAAGAAAGCCTCGTCGTCGGCGGGAAATTTCTGCAAACGGATAAAATTTACCCGATCGACAGCGAGCATTTTGGACTGAAATTTTTGCTTAGCAATGCCAAAATCCCCGTTTCGCGCCTAATCATCACGGCTAGCGGCGGCGCGTTTTACGACGTTCCGCTAACGCAGCTGGGTTCGCTCACGCCGCAAAACGCCCTCAAACACCCCAACTGGAAGATGGGCGCGAAGATCACGATCGACAGCGCCACGATGGCGAATAAGCTCTTTGAGGTGATCGAGGCGTTTTGGCTCTACGGCATGCGCGAGATCGATGCGCTCATTGAGCGCACCTCGCAGATCCACGCGCTAGTCGAATTCGCAGACGGCTCCACGACGGCGCATATTAGCAGGGCCGATATGCGGCTAGCCATCGCGCACGCGATGTTTAGTGGCGACGTACGGGAGCAGATCACCGCACCTGTGGATCTGTGCGCGCTGCGACCGATAGAGCTTAAACCGATCGACGAGATGAAATTTCAAATCTTTACCCTCAAAGACGCGCTGTTAGCAAACCCCGATCTCGGCGTCGTCATCAACGCCGCAAACGAAGCGGGCGTAAATGCGTTTTTGCAGCAGCGGTGCCGCTTCACCGACATTGCGCGCGTCGTGCTAAAGTGCGCGGAGAAATTTAACTCGCCTAGCGTGACGGACGCAGAAGCGCTTGCGGCGGTGGATACGAGCGTGCGAGCGTATGCAAACGAATTGCTGAAATAA
- a CDS encoding DUF3137 domain-containing protein, which produces MDIKTVIDLEKQRKRLKKSRKLWKILSYLVAFVVFGPMLALALIIIFLDFPKLDLGIESLSFLVMSILAIIAMRDEFYEWIFERKTKRFLMRYKELYLKPYIESLGFSYKMGALFQEKEVRASEIFDGFDRFRADDLVCANVDGVDFMFCDIRLEKDVSRGISSFFKKRYFKFFEGPFFVANFNKKIRSDVFVFSDAAAPAGIDLPPSGLPRGLWSDRKIPIDNADFNANFSVYASDTVAAMYVLTPAMMEKILSLKQLVKSDISLSFKQDKIYIAIARGADSFEPSLDQPILNARIAKDIKADLDTMLQIVKILRLNEKIWTS; this is translated from the coding sequence GTGGATATTAAAACCGTCATAGATTTAGAAAAGCAGCGTAAACGGCTCAAGAAAAGTCGCAAGCTTTGGAAAATTTTAAGTTACCTCGTAGCGTTCGTGGTTTTCGGTCCGATGCTTGCGCTCGCATTGATAATCATCTTTCTCGATTTTCCCAAACTCGATCTTGGCATAGAAAGCTTATCTTTTTTGGTCATGTCTATTTTAGCAATAATCGCCATGCGGGACGAATTTTACGAGTGGATTTTCGAGCGCAAAACCAAGCGGTTTTTGATGCGCTACAAAGAGCTTTATCTCAAGCCCTATATCGAGAGTCTGGGCTTTTCGTATAAAATGGGCGCGCTTTTTCAGGAAAAAGAGGTAAGAGCAAGCGAGATATTTGACGGATTTGATAGATTTCGCGCGGATGATCTGGTTTGCGCAAACGTGGACGGAGTGGATTTTATGTTTTGCGATATAAGGCTGGAAAAGGACGTCAGCAGGGGAATTTCATCCTTTTTTAAAAAAAGATACTTTAAATTTTTCGAGGGGCCCTTTTTTGTGGCAAATTTTAATAAAAAAATCCGCTCCGACGTTTTTGTTTTCTCGGATGCGGCGGCGCCCGCAGGCATAGATTTGCCGCCTTCGGGGCTGCCGCGCGGGCTATGGAGCGATCGCAAAATCCCGATAGATAACGCGGATTTCAATGCAAATTTCTCGGTTTACGCAAGCGATACGGTGGCGGCTATGTATGTCTTGACGCCTGCGATGATGGAGAAAATTTTATCTCTTAAACAGCTCGTGAAATCGGATATCTCACTGAGTTTCAAGCAAGATAAAATTTACATAGCGATAGCTCGCGGCGCCGATAGTTTCGAGCCGAGCTTGGATCAGCCGATACTTAATGCTCGAATCGCAAAGGATATCAAAGCTGATCTGGACACGATGCTGCAAATCGTAAAAATTCTAAGGCTGAATGAAAAAATTTGGACGTCTTAG